A segment of the Mercurialis annua linkage group LG4, ddMerAnnu1.2, whole genome shotgun sequence genome:
GACTTTAAGAATAAAACTTTTACAAGTTGAACTAAGATggcgtttgataaaactgaaaattaagtgctgtAAAATTAAATGCtgaattttaaatgttgaaaataataattgctaatttttctaaatgctgaattaaataagtctgtttGATACCTGCAAGTCTGCAATTActgaatattattaaatattatatttacatattaaacctttaaatattaactattttaaaaatagattactaaatataaattatatattatttaaaattttaaaatataaataatatatatatcatatataaaaatattaacttttagTTGCATATGTTAATAATTAATCCTTAAAAATTATAACAGTACTCCCCACTAACTTGAAAATTAGCccctaaaataaaatactagttttaaaattctgaaaaattgtttaaatataataatcttCAAGTTTGGCGAATCTCATGGAATCAGGTATCGATACCATCAGACTTTCACCTTTTAGGCGAGTGATAGGATTCTCCCATAAGAGTAGATCCTGTACGACTTGCTTCCATTATAGTTATGTTGGAGTTCGATTTTCATCAATTATTTCAAACAGGAATTTAAATGCTATTAAAAAGCGggaatattaaataaatgacatactctataaaaagaaaactaaagatagaaaataaaatatttctaatGAAAAATATAGTACTTTGCAATTTAAAGTGCTGATCTAAATATAATACACTCATTgtgatattaaaaaattaacatatgtgagataaaatatttttatttgtgagtaataatttaaaataataataatataaagtttattcaatgataaaactaatatttaataacttaatgtcttcagtaaaaaaaaataagtcaaaatatttaatttattattttaagtggttttGGCTCTACTGAATAAGTTAAGTTGAATATTTTGAGTTATCAAACTAAATTAACACAATTAAgtgtttaatatattaattaaattaataagttGGGTTATCAAACACCCCCTAAACCATGAGCTTTCTTATTTTCCAAGCGACCGATGTATCTTGCCGTGCAAACAATGAAGTGTGATTTTGAGCGCCAAATATCCTCACAATTGTTCAAACATTAAGCCACTAGAGCAATTCCGGTAAATAATGCTTGAATCGCTTGGTTGACATCtccttcaaaaataattttcctCCAACCCTTCGAAATACACCATTGCATGGCGTCTCGTAACGCTAAGCATTCTAGAATACCGGGATCCCAAATATGGCGATATATTGCCGGAAAATGCCCTACTTTCTTGCCATTTGCTTCCCCTGCCACGCACGCAATCGAACCAAATTATATATGGATTAGCGACAGAATCAGTCACCAAATTGAACGGTAATTAGGCACcaaattttagcgacggaatccgtcgctaaattaggCGCCAAAACTGGCGCTATCTTCATTTAGAGGATTTTAGCGACAGGTCCCTAGATCTATTGTTAAAATAGTGAGGGAACCATGATCCCTCACTAATAGCGAGAGACCCAATGATCTCTCGCTAATTTAGTGAGGGATCATGCgtatgagcggagcggggttaaGGGCTGGTCGTCcagacttatggctgactttAGATCTGGTTAggttttaaaaaatggagtttCCACCTAGATAAAttaggaaatgccttttctaACGACTAAAAAACCTCGCACGCGTATGGGTGAGAACATCGTGCATCAAACTAAAGACCGGGTTCGATGGACACTATCCAAACTCTTGTCCTTAGTTTATCGATTACATTCATTTATTGGGCATATCCAGTATATTTCATCTTAATCATACATGTAGTCCATAAGATATTATGCTTAAAAGTAAATAAGTATGGAAAGCGAATAAATGGAAAGTTGAAAACATGTGAGACGAGCATATGACTCAATCTAAACTAGCATGTGAGCATGTAGCAAATACTCATAAATAAGAATCTAATCATGGGGTTTCTATCATATAGCAAACAGTGGTGGATTTTGTTCATTTTGCATGCACAAATCCTAAACCGGATGTATACgtgagattgattttaattagatcAACTTGAATGCATATACAACTACTATTACATTTTCATAGTAGTTCTAAGGTTTCTAGGTGATTTTCTGGATTTAGAGATAAGTTAACGTGGTTAAATTATTAAGCAATGATGGATTTGGACACACATTCAaagaaataaacaatataaacatgGCCATATACATTTAATATACATGCAAGGTTAAAGATACTTTTAACCTTGAAGAACAAAGTATTTGGCACTCGTCTACCATCTAATTGTTTGTTCGTTAAAATCTGGATTCTGTCAAAATATGGAAGTTTTTCTTCTGGTCGATACAGATCACCTGGTTCAAACCGAAATAAATTCTGAGTTCAAACGAACCCGAAATCGCGTTTCGAAATTACTGGTCTCTAATGGGCTGGGGTTCCAGGACCCATGTGATGTGGCGCCCAACAAATCTACTTTGACAGGCTAATTTGACTTGGAAAGGTCCATTAAAATATAGAATAATATCCTACAGCTGATTACAAAACCATCGGCTCAAACAGGGCCTAGTTCTGAGCTCAAACGAgcctaaaaatacaaaaatacaatcTGGATCAAATCAAGAAGATCTAGGAGCGGTCTGGAGCTGAAGAACCATGGCGCCACCAAGAGCTGGTCAGTGGCAGTTCGTCGGTTTGGTTAAAAAAACGTGCAGAAGCGActcaaaatcaatcaaaaacacacaaaaatactTTGGAAAAATTGTGGAATTCAAATATATTGACTTAAACTGTAAAAACATCCTAAAAACATGTTTTCAGATTTATTTATGGCAATCATGGCAAAAACAGTGACTATGGCAGTTCACGGAAAAAATACTGAAAATAAGCCAAACACGCATCCTAGCTTCATGgaatttaacaattttaatatatatgcaATAACAAGTGATAAAGAATTATTAGGGTGCTTAGAAGtgtaccgttctgagtccttaACTCGTTTTTTGGCGATCCAGACATGAAATCCAGCTTTGAATTGATAGACAACAGTGTGTTCTAATAAGTCTATATTTTACGTCAATTTAAGATCATTTGTATTGCATATATTAGTCTCTTATTGCGTAAAATAGAGAGCTTTATACtcacttttacctttttatagtttttaatataaaaagtaaatacTTAGCATTTCTGGAGTATAATTGAATAAACAGAGaaaaaataaagtgaaagtCAAGCCGGATTGATTCTATCAAGTCCAAGAAGAAGAATAATGGAGAATCAAGTCTAAATGCAAGCAACATAGCCGCTGAATCAGTTGTTGAAAGTTTAGATCGAAAAGCTGAAAATTTGGACATACGTATTCGGATCATATCTGGAGCAAGAAATATCCAAATCCTATGGTTAAACATGTCATGGAAAGATAAGAGATAgatctacaactttcatgaagaaacCAAGCCCAAATTCGGACTCTAACCGGCTCGAAATCGGCCTCCAAGTTCCGGGTTGAACCGAGTCAAACCGAATTGAACTAGAAATTGAGCCACAAACAGCAGCTCAGCCGGCCTTCAGCCGGCCCACGACTTTGAGCCGGCCAAGGGCTGGCTGACTTCTGGTTTTGGAGTCATTTTCTGATTTTGGGAGAATCGCTTGGGGATTCTTGGCGAAAACACTCATACACCTTCCATAAGTAATATATATTGGGTTCGCACTCAAAGAGATCTTCCTTGACTTGCACTCAAAGAAAGAGTGTTGACAAAATGATCATTAAGGTAGAAGAAATCATTGTTGATTTAGATCAATCTTCTTTTGGAAACAAGATAAGTGAACCTTGATCCTCTCAAGCTCATTATGAAAGAACTTGATTATCACTCCAAGAATATATCAAGATGATATTAAATCAAGTTATCTTTGGAAATGAAATAAGTGAATCATGACTCACTCAAGATGGTTATGGAAGAACTTGCTCCCTACTCCGCTCTATATGGAAAGAAGTGATACAAAGCTTGATCATCACTCAAGTTCCATGAGGAGAAGAGAGATTCTTGACTTGGCTACCACTCCTTTTATGCCTATAAATAGGACACATTTGTGTAGAGAGAAAAACATTCACTTACACTTGCAATTGTGTAAACACTTACTCTAAGATAGTTCTTATCAATCATTATTTCTCTTTTCATTTCTCCTCTCATATGTTCTCAAGGTACAACAATTACATTGTTATTTTCAATATGACAATGGATTGCTAAACCTTTAAACTAGGATTAGGGATGTAACCTAGTTGAAGGGGAAGTCTTGATTATGTATTGGTGCATCTCATTAATGTTGTTAAACAAGAGTTTTCTTTAAATCTCTTATAATGATCATGAATATTAAGATTAGCTACCTTAATGTTTTTATCCTAGAATGAATGTGAAATACCTATCGGTGAAGCATGAATTTGGATCTAGAGATTTCAACACAATTTACTTAAGAATAGAGATATGTCTAAGGAATTATGATGAcgttaattgttttgcttaatgggtttaattaattaacatggtAATTGAGAAATATCCagaattaattaaacacaagtTTATGTCTCGAGAGAGAATAAACATATCGTAGGAACAATTGTCATGAAAAAACTTTTGAGATGTATTATTGTATATGATAGAATTTCCCCTCGACTACGGTGAAACCCGAAATCCTAGTTGCTTTAATTCTTGATAATTTATCGAAAAGAttctttcattttatattacttaattaattgttttcaacatcaaatcaaattaacataACGGctattttacaaaagttaaattaaataacattttaaagcGTTCGTCCTTTGTGGATTCGACTTCGGAATACTCCGAGTATTGCTTGCTACAATTGATTCTGTGCACTTGCATAATTAAGCgatcaagtttttggcgccgttgccggggacgacggttttaaattgttatttctttaatttttgtgtttttatttctaaaactcTTTCAAGTGTGAATCTCAGGTAGTATATGCAACGAAGGAGTTCCAAGAACACAGACAGTGCAGAACTACTACCCTTGAACCAAGAGATCGAACGCACTTGCAGAAGGAATCGAAAAGAAAAGAGTCAAATAATGGCGAATCAAGTAAATTCTGTTGTTAATGCGCCTGTCGCGCATCGACTGAGAGACATTCAAAGGCCAGTAGTGGTAAACAATCCTTCATGCATCCGAATCACGGATGAAGCTCGGAACTATGAGCTTAAAACAATTGATCTCAATATGTTGCCTCAATTCAATGGAACAGCGGTCGATGACCCTTTGGCATTCATCAAAGAATTCTACAGTGTGGTGGAAACTTTTCCATTGAATAGATTGACAGAGGAGGAACTAAGGAAAAGATGTTTTCCTTATTGCATGAAGTTGAGTGCGAGAACTTGGCTTTTGAACTTGCCTGAAGGGTCATTCAGTACGTGGGAAGAAGTGTATGATGCTTTCATCACAAAATATTATTCCCCGCAAAAGACTCTTGATCTTCGCGGCAAGATCTATAATTTCACTCAATTGGATGGCGAACCATTCCATGAGGCGTGGGAACGCTTCAAGATGCTCCTTGCTCAATGCCCACACCATTGCTTTGATGAGTTATTATTAACTCAAATGTTCTTTGAGGGATTGACTATGAGTGGGCAAACTTTAGTCGAAACGGCATCCGAAGGAAGTTATGGAGAAAAGACGGCAGctgaaataaatcaaatctaTGAGAATGTTGCTTTGAATTCTCAACAAAGGGCTATTACAGGACGAAGGGCAGCCGTACATGAGGTATCTTCACAACATGACATTGTATCAGAAGTTGCTGAGCTAACTAAGCAAGTGAAGATGCTGTTTAGCCAAAATCAGCAATCAACAGAGACTTGTGCTGTCTGTGGCATCCAGGGGCATATTGCAACTTCTTGCAATTATGCCAACGAAGTTCAATCACAGGAAGCCAATTTCGTTAGCTACAATCAAAACAGACAACCAAGGAATGATCCTTACTCAAATACATATAATGCAGGGTGGCGGAATCATCCAAATTTTTCATGGAGAGATGGAACAACGCTAAACCACAAGGACCACCTGGATTTCAACAAAATAGACCGGCACCTCCACCCCCACAACAAGAAAAGAAACCATCTCTCGAAGATATGATGGCACAATTTATGGCAAATCAAGATGGCCATAATAAGAAGATGGAACAGCGAATGAGCCAAATCGAGAATGCGCATCAATCTTCGATCCATAATGTGGAACGTCAACTTGGGCAATTAGCCAGAAAGATAGCTGAAAGAGAACAAGGAAAATTCCCAAGCAACACCGAGACCAATCCTAAGGAAGGAGCTATGGCTATCTCTTTAAGGAGTGGTAAGGAAGTTGACAACTCaccaaaagagaaaaagaaagataaCCACATTGTGATTGAGTAGGAGGAGGCCAATAAAAATTTGGAGGAGGAAATTACTGTGGAAAAATCTCCACCAACAGTCAAGGCATGCGTTCCTCCAATACCATATCCTCAGCGACAAAGGAAGAGGATAAACGAGCTACATTTTCAGAAGTTTCTTGATATTTTCAAGACAATTCAAATCAACATTCCATTCGCCGAGGCATTGGCACAAATGCCCTCGTACGCAAAGTTCTTGAAGGAGATTGTTTCTAACAAGAACAAATTAGAGGAATATTCAATGGTGGCTCTGACTGAGGAATGCAGTGCAATACTGCAAAAGAAACTACCACCAAAGCTAAAGGATACAGGGAGTTTTTCTCTTCCCTGTACTATTGGAAATGTTAACGTTGCTAGTTGTTTATGTGATTTAGGCACTAGCATCAATCTGATGGCACTATCTTTGGTACGGAAGTTAGGGATTACTGAAATGAAACCTACTACGGTTTCATTACAGCTGGCAGACAGATCAGTAAAGAGACCACTTGGCATAGTGGAGGATTTATTGGTAAAAGTTGGTAAAATCTATTTACCTGCTGATTTTTTGGTCCTTGATATGAATGATGATGTGGATTTATCCATTATTCTAGGCATGCCATTTTTGGCTACAGGACGAGTGTTGATAGATGTGCAAAGCGGAAAATTGACATTTAGGGTAGGTGAAGACATAGAAGAATTCAATATCATTAAATCCCTAAAGAACTCTGAATTTGTTGACTCATGTAACAGTGTTGATATAATCGATAAGATTGTAGAAGAAACATTTGTGAAAGAGTCATATAATGAACCGCTAGAAGCATGTTTAGCTATGAGCCTAGATGAAACAAATGATGATATAAAGATCATTGAATATGCACTTAGCTTGGAGGGTAACGGTTTTaagaaattcaaacattttgttAAGTTCGAAGAACTTGGAGAAGGTAAGAAAAACCAGAACCTTCTGAAAAGGTGCGACCCAAGGTAGAATTAAAAACTTTACCTGCCCATCTGAAATATGCATTTTTAGGAGCTAATGACACTTATCCTGTGATTGTTTCTGCTAAACTGAGTTCCATAGAAGAAGAAAAGTTGTTGAGGATTTTGAGAAATCGCATGAATACGATAGCTTGGACTATAGCCGACATCAAAGGCATTAGTCCATCTATATGCATGCACAAGATCCTGATGGAGGAcgaatttaaaccaagcgttcaAGGTCAGAGGAGATTAAATCCCAACATGAAGGAAGTTGTGCGAGCCGAAGTAATAAAATTACTTGATGCAGGTATCATTTATCCAATTTCTGACAATTCTTGGGTGAGTCCTGTACAGGTAGTTCCAAAAAAAGGAGGCACAACTGtggtgaaaaatgaaaataacgAGTTAATCCCAATCAGGGTGGTTACTGGTTGGAGAGTGTGCATAGACTATCGAAAGTTAAACACAGCTACCCGCAAAGACCATTTTCCCTTACCTTTCATCGATCAAATGCTTGAGTGATTAGCTGGCTATGCATACTATTGCTTTTTGGATGGCTATTCGGGGTATAACCAAATTGCAATTGAACCAGAGGATCAAGAGAAAACAACattcacatgcccctacggtacaTTTGCATATCGTCGTATGCCATTCGGTCTGTGTAATGCCCCCGCTACCTTTCAGCGTTGTATGATGTCTATCTTTTCTGACATGGTAGAAGACATCATTGAAATCTTCATGGATGATTTTTCCGTGTTTGGATCATCTTTTGATACGTGTCTCGCAAATTTAGACAAAGTTTTGCAACGATGTGAGGAAACTAATCTTGTTTTGAATTGGGAAAAATGCCATTTCATGGTACAAGAGGGCATATTCCTGGTCATAAAATTTCTGAAAAAGGAATGGAGGTAGATCGAGCAAAGATTGAGGTAATTGAAAAATTACCACCTCCAACTAATGTTAAAGCAATCCGAAGTTTTCTTGGGCATGCTGGTTTTTACAGACGATTCATAAAAGATTTCTCAAAAATTGCAAAACCTCTATGCTCACTGCTTGTAAAAGATGTTTCTTTCGTGTTTGATGATGTTTGTCTAACAGCATTCCAAAAGTTAAAAGAGGCTTTAATCTCCGCACCAATTATAGCATCACCTGACTGGAGTTTACCATTTGAAATAATGTGTGATGACAGTGATTATGCGTTAGGGTTAGTGTTGGGTCAACGGAAAGACAAGAAATTGCATGTCATTTATTATGCAAGCAAAGTGCTTAATGATGCTCAAATAAACTACACAACAACTGAAAAAGAATTGTTAGCAGTTATGCACTCATTTGACAAATTTAGATCTTATCTTGTTGGCTCGAAAGCTATTGTGTATACAGATCATGCAGCGATCAAATATCTTTTAGCAAAAAAGGATGCAAAACCAAGATTAATTCGTTGGGTAATTCTTTTACAAGAATTTAACTTCGAAATTAGAGACAAGAAGGGAGCAGAAAATGTAGTAGCCGATCATCTTTCTCGAATGGAACAAGGAGTAGAAGATGATGGAGATGAAATTAACGATTCCTTTCCGGACGAGAAACTTTGGGCAATTAAGAAACTACCATGGTTTGCGGACATAGTGAACTTTTTGGCATCAAAAGTGTTACCCGAGAATTTAAACTTCCACCAAAAGAGAAAATTTTTATCTGAGATAAAATTTTACATGTGGGATGACCCTCTGTTGTTCAGAACTTGTGCAGATGGCATAATAAGAATATGTGTGCCTAACGAAGAGATGCATTTGATCCTAAATGAATGTCATTCTTCACCATACGGAGGACATCATGGTCCTGACAAAACAGCCGCAAAAGTGCTGCAATGTGGTTTTTTCTGGCCCACATTGTTCAAAGACGCTAGGAGTTTCATCATGGCTTGTGATCGGTGTCAAAGAACAGGCAACATTGGCAAGGGAAATGAAATGCCGCAACAAGGAATTTTGGAGGTAGAATTGTTTGATGTGTGGGGAATCGACTTCATGGGTCCATTCCCACCCTCGTACGGTAACGCTTACATATTAGTTGCTGTTGATTACTTTTCCAAGTGGGTAGAAGCTGTAGCATTACCCGATAACATTGCGAATAGCGTTGTCATGTTTGTGAAGAAACAAATTTTCAATGTTTTCGGTGTTCCTCGGGCCATCATTAGTGATAATGGAGTGCATTTCCAAAATTATAAGTTCAAAACTCTTTTGAGTAAAAATGGTTGCCAACACCGTGTTGGAACAACTTATCACCCTCAAACGAGTGGTCAAGTTGAAATTTCAAATAGAGAACTTAAACAAATTTTGGAGAAAACAGTTGGTGCATCCAGAAAAGATTGGGCTATTAAATTAGACGATGCTTTGTGGGCATATAGAACGACCTATAAAACTCCTTTAGGGATGTCGCCTTATAGGTTAGTTTTTGGCAAACCATGTCATTTACCCGTCGAGTTGGAACATAGAGCTTATTGGGCAATAAAACAACTGAATTATAATTTCAAATCCGCGGGTGAAAAAAGATTTTTGCAGCTCAATGAGTTAGATGAAATACGACGTGATTCGTTCGAAAATGCGCGGATATACAAAGAACGCACCAAAGTTTGGCACGACAAGCGAATCAAACAGAGAGAGCTCAAGGAAGGACAAAAAGTGTTATTGTTCAACTCTCGTCTTAAACTCTTTCCGGGAAAACTCAAGTCGAGATGGTCCGGACCATTTCGTATCTCGAAAGTCCATCCCCATGGAGCACTTGAGATTGGCAATCACTTCAATGGGAGTAAGTTTCTTGTCAATGTTCAACGAGCAAAACACTACTATGAAGGTGAGCAATAAGGAAGTGTCTGCACTTTCAAATTTGACGATTGAATCGGATAACACGTCGAGCTACGACGTTAAATAAAGTGCTTGTTAGGAGGCAACCTAACATCATTAAGGTACGTTTATCTACTAAATttggttgtatttttttttttagaatttttctCATAAAAAACAAATGACAGACCCTCGGCCGGCCCCCAGCCGGCCTGGGTGTGAGAACCGGCCAAGGGCCGGCCGAGAAATACAAGtacgatttttttaaataaaaaacatttgcAGTACCTCAGCCGGTCCTCAGCCGGCCTGTTTACGTGAGCCGGCCAAGGGCCGGCCGAGacactaaaaaaaattctataaaaaaaaaataaataaataaatgtttgaGACCCACAACCGGTTTTGACCCGACCCTTGACTCTGACATTATCATGGAAGAAGAGACTTGCTAGTAGTTTCTTTGGTGGAATTCACTATCGTCTAAAAAGGGAAGATTTTTATTCTCctttcttttactttttctctttcttttacaTTGAGGACAATGTGTTGCTTAAAGTGTGGGGTGGGTAAAAGCAGTctaaaaaacgaaaaaaaaaatattgttttgaataaattgtttcattttcaagaaaaattatttaataaagtaaATTTGTAATCTATATCTCTTTGATTCAATTGTAAATTTGACCTTCTTATTAGATAGTTGACTTGTAATTTTGAGTAAAGgacaattaaaagaaaaaaaaattatacacgGTTTTACTTAATTATCATGTAAGGTGCCAAACTTTTAGTAAACCCACATTTAACTCGTTGAATCATTCACTTAACCAAATTGGAGAGATTTTGAGCCTAAAAGCATATTTTTCATGCTTCAATTCTTGTTGAGTGATCTGATTGTAAAGACTGTTTTTCAGAACTTGCTCTAACATACAGTTTGAGACTTGTTGATAAATTATAGCATAGAGATGATATGGGCAATTAGAATTAACCCCAATTTTTCCCTTTCTTTCAACCTAAAAAAAATCACCATTAGATAAACCAACTTTGAGCCTAAACCATTGTTTGTTATACAAACCAATTAACCCATTTCCGTTTTTGATATCCTTCTTCACTACCCTAAGTTAAAATGACTGTTTATTTCACCATTAATTTTTGCTGTTGAAAAGAGAATAAATTGctcaatcaaataaaaattccgaaaataaaaagaggaaaagaaGGAAAAGAAAGATTGCCGAGAAAAAAtagatatatgaaaaaaaaatgagaaaaaaaaagctAAATCAGTTGCTTTGAAAAAAAGAAATCGGAATAAAGTAAGCATTTCAATATAGCACAAAACATAGAAATGgtgaaatacaaaaaaaaaactgtcaAATTTAACTTTAATAAAACTTTCTCTAGCCTTTTCTATCCTACCCCTTACTTTAACCCCATTCCAACCAATAAAAGTCCCATTgatttgtgttttaatttaactaaatagtGGATTTTTGATGTTTTAGCAAGCTTATGGTAAAACCTATTTACAATTCAGTTGAGTGAAATTTTATATCTGAAACACTTGTGCGCTAAGAGAGAAATCTTACGAGGGTAATGATTTAACTTGTTGTTTGTGGTTAAACTAAAAATTTTgtacattttttataattaattttgactTTTGTTGTAATTAGCGAAAATCTAATTAgccttgaaaaaaaaattgcaagtcTGTTATTTAATTTGAAGGGGCTAATTAAAAATTGTTGATTAGTGTATACAAtgattacaatttattttttgaattgattttgcttgaggacaagcaattGTTCAAGTGTGGGGTATTTTGATAAGTCTATATTTTACGTCAATTTAAGATCATTTGTATTGCATATATTAGTCTCTTATTGCGTAAAATAGAGAGCTTTATACTCACTTTTACCtttttgtagtttttaatataaaaaagccAATACTTAGCATTTCTGGAATATAATTGAATAAACAGAGCAAAAACAAAGTGAAAGTCAAGCCGGATTGATTCTATCAAGTTCAAGAAGAAGAATAATGGAGAATCAAGTCTAAATGCAAGCAACATAGCCAATGAATCAGTTGCTGAAAGTTTAGATCGAAAAGCTGAAAATTCGGACATATGTCCGGATTCGGATCATATCTGGAGCTAGAAATATCCAAATCATATGGTTAAACATGTCATAGAAAGATAAGAGATATATCTACAACTTTTATGAAGCAACCAAGCCCAAATTCGTACTCGAACAGGCTCGAAATCGGCCTCCAAGTTCCGGGTTGAACCGAGTCAAACCGAATTGAACTAGAAATTGAGCCACAAACAGCAGCTCAGCCGGCCTTCAGCCGGCCCACGACTTTGAGCCGGCCAAGGGCCGGCTGACTTCTGGTTTTGGAGTCATTTTCTGATTTTGGGAGAATCGCTTGGGGATTCTTGGCGAAAACACTCATACACCTTCCATAAGTAATATATATTGGGTTCGCACTCAAAGAGATCTTCCTTG
Coding sequences within it:
- the LOC126678418 gene encoding uncharacterized protein LOC126678418; the encoded protein is MANQVNSVVNAPVAHRLRDIQRPVVVNNPSCIRITDEARNYELKTIDLNMLPQFNGTAVDDPLAFIKEFYSVVETFPLNRLTEEELRKRCFPYCMKLSARTWLLNLPEGSFSTWEEVYDAFITKYYSPQKTLDLRGKIYNFTQLDGEPFHEAWERFKMLLAQCPHHCFDELLLTQMFFEGLTMSGQTLVETASEGSYGEKTAAEINQIYENVALNSQQRAITGRRAAVHEVSSQHDIVSEVAELTKQVKMLFSQNQQSTETCAVCGIQGHIATSCNYANEVQSQEANFVSYNQNRQPRNDPYSNTYNAGWRNHPNFSWRDGTTLNHKDHLDFNKIDRHLHPHNKKRNHLSKI